From Scytonema millei VB511283:
AAAACAACTTTCTTAACTAGGTTAGTATTGCCTACAACTGAGTTTGAAGACTGTAACAGTCCGTTGGTAAAAGCTATCCAAGGCAACAATCCGGCAAACAGCCACAAACCAAATGTCAAACTATTATTTTCTGGTAGCCCTTTTAAGTTAAGCCTGACCTTCATCACAATTGAAAATACATAAGTGTAAATTAATAATTGTGACAGTTGGTTTAACAAGGGCCATATATTCCCTAAAATCGACCCCTTATACCGCGCCTCTAGATCCCGCTGTACTAAAGTCCTAAGTAGGTAGAGCTTTGTCCATAATTCAGGCTTAACTAACAGCGATCGCTTCAGATTTTTAGCTAGATCTTTAACTAAATGAATAACTTCCTTTACCGAACGCCGATAGATGTTCCCTTGCAGCAAGCCTGTAGCGATTGGTAGGAGTCCCACAACAATGAGGGCAATCCTCATCTGGCGTAATAGAGGAGCATTAATTAGGTCAAAATAGCCTAACATGCCGATCGCGAGAGCAATTGCGATCGCAACTTTGCCGCTTGCCAGCAAAACATGGCTTTTTTTCCTGCTAGCGATTGGCGGGAACAGGAGCAAATAACCTCCTCTGTAGGCTAAAGTCGCCTCTAGTAAGATAGCTATTCCTAGAATCAAACCGAGCAGTGGAGTTAGCATTAAGCCCAAGCTATAGGAGTTTTAAGAACAGTAGTATAAAAAATCTGCTTGACGGCAACACTCAGCCTTTAAATTGCGTTAGTTACGCTCAAAGCAAAAGTTGCCTTCGCTGCGATCGTTTTGATGACTAACGGACAAGACCAAATGAAGCATGAATTAGTTTCCCACAAAAAGTTACAAGATACTCTTTCACACCGTCGTTTCAAAGTCAAGTCAGTTGTCAGTTGTCAGTTATTAGTGACTAGTGGCTGGTGGCTGGTGACTGGTGGTAAATAGGGTGTGGGGTGTGGGGTGTGGGGTGTAGTGAGTGGTGCGTGGTGCGTGGTGAAGCAGCGGACGGTGAAGCGTCTTCACCGGCATTAGCTGCGTCGTGGTGCGTGAGTCATTAATTCGTCCTCTGCTCCCCTGCTCCTCTGCTCTCTTATCCCCGACTCCCGACTCCCGACTCCCGACTCCCCCATATCCCAGAAAGCTCCCAATTCAGCTACACTGATTCATGGTTCGTGACGAATTGCAGTACTGGAATGGAAATCGGACAGAAAGTTAAAGTATATCGCCTGAGAGACAGAGTCTCTCCCCCCGTTGTCAAGCGACTCGGACAAGTCGGTACGGTCAAGGGTTTTAAAATGACTGACGGTAGCGGCGTTGGTGTTGTAGTCCAGTTTGATGACAACTTTAGCACTTGGTTTTTTGAAGACGAAATTAAACCTACGTGACTGGGAAGATGTCTGGAAGGGTTTTCGTGAGAGAAACTTGACCAGACATAACTTATTTGCACTCATCAGGAAAGCAAACAATGCCCCTCATTTTGACATTTTTGGGCAAGGGTGGGACTGGACGCACGACGATCGCGATCGCAGCAGCCAAGCGTCTAGCCAGCCAAGGACAGCGCGTTCTATTGGCAACGGATGACAATCAACCAGGATTGGGGTTGTTACTAGATACGTCCCTAGCAGTTGAACCCCAAGAAGTAGCGACAAATCTTCAAGTCGTCCAGTTAAAAACTTCGACTTTGTTGGAACGTAACTGGGATGAGGTGAAAAAGCTAGAGGCGCAGTATCTTCGCACGCCCATAATTAAGGATGTCTACGGACAAGAATTGGTCGTGTTGCCAGGAATGGATAAAGCATTAGTACTTAACGCTTTGCGAGAGTACGATGCTAGTGGCAAGTATGACGCGATCGTTTTCGACGGTAGCGGCGACTCGTCGATGCTGCGGTTGTTAGGAATGCCAGAAAGTCTCAGTTGGTATGCCCGTCGCTTTGGTAAGTTGTTGACAGATTCCGACTTGGGAAGAACGGTATCGCCGTTTCTCCAGCCCCTCCTAGCCAGTATCTTTAATGTCAGTTGGACTGGTGATAACTTTTCCCAACCGACGAGTAAAGTTACGAACATTCTAGAGCAGGGAAAAGCTGCCCTTGCCGATCCCAAACGCCTTGCTGCTTATTTAGTCGTGAATGACAATCCGGCAAGTATGACAACGGCACGTTATTTGTGGGGAAGTTCTCAGCTGATTGGCTTAACTATAGCAGGTGCGATCGCCAATCAATCAACTGCGATAGAAGCCCTTAAATCTGAGTTTTCGCCTTTGCCAGTCAGTAGCGTTCCGACTGCGACTCCTGGCGACTGGCAACTCCTCATAGATGCTCTACCAGATTTTACCCAACCTGCACCAGCTCCCAAACCCCTAGAAATTGACGTAGCAGCGCGTCAAGTCCGCGTCTTTTTGCCAGGATTTGATAAAAAGCAAGTCAAGCTAACTCAATCGGGCAGTGAAATTACCATAGAAGCAGGCGATCATCGTCGCAATATTATCCTTCCCCCAGGTTTGAGCGGCAAAACTGTAACTGGTGCAAAATTCCAGCAGGGCTATTTGATCGTATCTTTGTAATTATGAGTAATAAGGACGCACAGCCGTGCGCCCTTATTACCACGACTCCCTACTCCCTATTTTTATGTCAGATCCAACTCCCTCTTCTGCATTTCCAAATAGTAATTCAGAGCAGGCTGCTGAGCAAATTGGGTCTGCTACCAATCCTGTTGCTAGTTTACAAAGCGATCGCAGTGGCAAAACCAGGCAACTGCTAGGTATGAAAGGCGCGAGTCCTGGCGAAAGTTCGATTTGGAAAATTCGCCTGCAATTGATGAAGCCGATTACCTGGATTCCCTTGATGTGGGGTGTCATTTGTGGGGCGGCTTCTTCGGGACAGTATACTTGGACGCTGGAACACGTTTTGATTGCCGCTGCTGCTATGTTGCTGGCAGGACCGCTGTTGACGGGTTATACCCAAACCCTCAACGATTTCTACGATCGCGAAATCGATGCAATTAACGAACCCTATCGCCCAATCCCCTCTGGGGCAATTTCCGTTCCCCAAGTCGTAACCCAAATTCTCGTGCTGCTGGTGGCTGGCTTGGGAGTTGCTTTTGCTTTAGATCTGTGGGCGGGACATCAGTTTCTCACAATTACAGCATTAGCAATAGGCGGTTCTTTCCTAGCATATATATATTCAGCTCCACCACTCAAACTGAAACAGAATGGTTGGTTAGGTAATTATGCTTTGGGAGCAAGTTATATTGCCTTACCCTGGTGGACTGGTCATGCTTTGTTTGGCGATCTCAACTGGACGATCGCAATTTTGACGCTGATCTACAGCATGGCAGGCTTGGGAATTGCCGTGGTCAATGATTTTAAGAGTGTAGAAGGCGATCGCCAATTAGGGTTAAAGTCTCTACCAGTCATGTTTGGTATTTCTACAGCGGCTTGGATTTGCGTTTTGGCGATCGATATTTTTCAGATGGGAATTGCAGCATACTTAGTCAGTATTGGTGAAAACTTGTACGCGACTATTCTCATCTTCTTAGTCATTCCGCAGATCGTATTTCAGGACATGTATTTCTTGCGCGATCCGCTGAAAAATGATGTTAAATATCAGGCGAGCGCTCAACCATTTTTGGTATTAGGAATGCTCCTGACTGGCTTAGCACTGGGTCATGCTGGAATCTAAAAATTTCAACGTAGGGTGGGCATTGCCCACCTAACCAAAAAAGCATCCTAAATTTCGTACATTTGTTTGTGCTTTGCCATTAACTGTAAGTACTTCTCATGTGTTTTAGCTTGTACCCATTTTTCTTTGAATATTGCCGCAGATTCAGCTTTAATTGGATCGACTTCATAAGGTAAAATATCTTTTCTTGCCTGAAGCTGTGCGTCTGGAGCAGCTATTTTTTGAGGATTGGTTTTATATTTTCTGCCACTTTTATGATTTGCATAACGACGCGATCGCGTGTAGCCCATCTGTAAAAACTTTCGCGCCATATCTGCACCAACAAAATCATCTGCTGTTAAATAATTTAGAAATAATTCATATATTTTTTGGCTAGATTCTCTAGCAAGATCAGGAGTTTTGAATCGCCAGTGCGGTAAAATTTCTGACTTATATGGTTCAACTAAAAGCACTCCCTGTTCGCCTTTACCCACTCGATAAAACTCTGGATGTTGGCGAAAATCAATGGTTTTAAAATCTAGAGAATAATCGAAAGCCGTCATATTTCGATCTTTATAAATGACTTCATGTAAGTTATATCTGCCATGTGTCATTTGTCATGAGTCATTAGTAAGGAATGGCGTTACTTCAGATCTGTAGGGGCGCTTTCTCTGTGCGCCCCTACTGCAAATGTCACGTACGCTTAGATACACTTTAGCCAGTCTCTCAGATCGCTACTTTTAGCGGGAGTGTGTCAGGATTGTGATGTTGCAATTCCTCGATCGTTGTTTATGCTAACTCAAACAGATACTTCTGTCATTCCCTTTCTCGGTGCTGATGTTGCAGCAACTTACGATGCTGCTAAGGTCGTTATCCTACCAATTCCCTACGAAGCAACAACAACCTATCGCCGTGGTTGCGAAAATGGTCCCGATGCAATTCTAGAAGCTTCCCAGCAAGTGGAATACTACGATGAAGAACTCGACTGGGAGATCGGCTGCGATGCCGGTATT
This genomic window contains:
- the chlG gene encoding chlorophyll synthase ChlG, with product MSDPTPSSAFPNSNSEQAAEQIGSATNPVASLQSDRSGKTRQLLGMKGASPGESSIWKIRLQLMKPITWIPLMWGVICGAASSGQYTWTLEHVLIAAAAMLLAGPLLTGYTQTLNDFYDREIDAINEPYRPIPSGAISVPQVVTQILVLLVAGLGVAFALDLWAGHQFLTITALAIGGSFLAYIYSAPPLKLKQNGWLGNYALGASYIALPWWTGHALFGDLNWTIAILTLIYSMAGLGIAVVNDFKSVEGDRQLGLKSLPVMFGISTAAWICVLAIDIFQMGIAAYLVSIGENLYATILIFLVIPQIVFQDMYFLRDPLKNDVKYQASAQPFLVLGMLLTGLALGHAGI
- the petP gene encoding cytochrome b6f subunit PetP codes for the protein MEIGQKVKVYRLRDRVSPPVVKRLGQVGTVKGFKMTDGSGVGVVVQFDDNFSTWFFEDEIKPT
- a CDS encoding Get3/ArsA fold putative tail anchor-mediating ATPase NosAFP codes for the protein MPLILTFLGKGGTGRTTIAIAAAKRLASQGQRVLLATDDNQPGLGLLLDTSLAVEPQEVATNLQVVQLKTSTLLERNWDEVKKLEAQYLRTPIIKDVYGQELVVLPGMDKALVLNALREYDASGKYDAIVFDGSGDSSMLRLLGMPESLSWYARRFGKLLTDSDLGRTVSPFLQPLLASIFNVSWTGDNFSQPTSKVTNILEQGKAALADPKRLAAYLVVNDNPASMTTARYLWGSSQLIGLTIAGAIANQSTAIEALKSEFSPLPVSSVPTATPGDWQLLIDALPDFTQPAPAPKPLEIDVAARQVRVFLPGFDKKQVKLTQSGSEITIEAGDHRRNIILPPGLSGKTVTGAKFQQGYLIVSL
- a CDS encoding DUF4385 domain-containing protein, encoding MTHGRYNLHEVIYKDRNMTAFDYSLDFKTIDFRQHPEFYRVGKGEQGVLLVEPYKSEILPHWRFKTPDLARESSQKIYELFLNYLTADDFVGADMARKFLQMGYTRSRRYANHKSGRKYKTNPQKIAAPDAQLQARKDILPYEVDPIKAESAAIFKEKWVQAKTHEKYLQLMAKHKQMYEI